The genomic segment GGCgcaaaatgtaaaacattttgttaattgtATTGGAATGGTTTATGTAAAACACTGACGATGTTAATTGATGGcaggaaatgtttttttgagaGAATTTTTGAGTTGTGGTTTCAACATTGGTTTCCCCACTGACTCTTTAAGGAACTTCAGGTGTCCGGGAGAAACATATTTAACAAACGGATATAATGTGTATCGGTTAATTTGACAATGTACCGTGAGACAACGTGGGTCAAGTctatcacacacacacacacacacacacgccAACCACATTTAAGATCACAATATTCCGGGATACGATTTTCTTAGAAATCAACGCGAATTAGATTTTCTTTGTCACTATTGTTATCGCCGAAAGGCATATTGACACGACTTTCAGTGTAAAGAATAGTCATTGATTTTACAGTCACTGAATACGGGtcaaaaatcaacaaagttTTGATCGATAAATGAACACTGACTGTGTAAAATGGGTGGAAATGGGTAGAAATTGTACGGAATTGAACTCACCTCATCCTTAGAGTAAACAATCAATGGTCCACGTCGTTGGATGCGACGACGATTACGCATCTTACCACGACCAGCACGGAAACGTTGCGACTTGTACACCTAAAAATCGAAACGTGTTTTTCGGTCAGATTACGATTGAAATGAGTCACTGGTTTCACATAATGGCTAAATGTTCAATCAAAATACCCCGAAACGACTAAATGGAATCAATCGCCGGAACGCCATTTGATCAAAATCGATCTAGCACCGACAATACAGCATTGTTAACCATTCCAGTTCAAATACATCGGAATCCTTGAACTCTCTGATTATGTCGGTGCGATAAAAGCGGGTAGTCTGTTACATGAATCGAATGCTTACCTTCTGAACATCAGCCCAGATTTTCATACGGCGCAAGAAAATGACGGCCTGTTTGGTCTTGgccaatttttgaatttcatcggTGACGACCAACGGGAATTCAGAAACACCATCGATGACATGTCCTTTCGATTGTACCAAAGCTGGTACTCCAGATGCAGCAATAGCTGAAACCAATGCGTAACGTCGTTGATTGACGTTGATCTTACGGTGCCATCTGCGCCACGGTTTGGTCGGTGCAAACATACGTCCACCACGACACATATTACCGAAAGCACCCTGGCCGGAACGATGGGTACCACCACCGCGAACACGTGGAATACGGGCTACAGCACGACCAGTACCCCAAGATTCGGCTGATGTTTGATGACCAGCTTGTTCGCTGACAGCATAAGCTTGACGCTTATTACGACGCATCAATTGGTGGATTTCATTGACGACATCTGGTCGAATTGGAGCTTTGAAAACAACTGGTAAAGCAATGTTGTTTTCCTTGTTTGCAACATTCTTCTCGGAGTAAACACTCACGAGGGGGCGAGCAGCCGACAAACTCTGAAAACATACAAGAAAAGTGAGGTTATGTTGTTGTGATTTGTGTGTTACTTTTCaaggaaaatgcaattttcgtAGATTTAACAAAATGCAGAACATCCAGCATGTTTGCGGAAAGCATTTTTCCGGCCTGTTTGCACAATAGTTTAACTGAACcgaacaatttttaatatcCACGTGCGGGTCAGAGTGGAACAACAAAGatcaacatatcaaaaaagtCACTTAAAATCACCGATACGCATTAAATTCACAAATCTACGACAATGCACACgttcattttgttgtttcacCACTTTACTTACCATTTTAATAACTAAATTTCGTAACAATAAGTGAAAAACTTTTCACAAGTTCGTCAGTAAAGTGTTAGCCACGAATTCGTGGGGAAAAAGAATTGATCATGGCAGGCGGAAGTCTCATTAGGCGTTGTTGAATATAGTTCGCTCGAAATACGTCGGTGTCGctttaatagattttttttctcccatTTTTCGGCGCAATTCATTTgactttttgaatttgttttgtgaTGGTTTCAAAA from the Bradysia coprophila strain Holo2 chromosome X unlocalized genomic scaffold, BU_Bcop_v1 contig_132, whole genome shotgun sequence genome contains:
- the LOC119067976 gene encoding 60S ribosomal protein L4 encodes the protein MSLSAARPLVSVYSEKNVANKENNIALPVVFKAPIRPDVVNEIHQLMRRNKRQAYAVSEQAGHQTSAESWGTGRAVARIPRVRGGGTHRSGQGAFGNMCRGGRMFAPTKPWRRWHRKINVNQRRYALVSAIAASGVPALVQSKGHVIDGVSEFPLVVTDEIQKLAKTKQAVIFLRRMKIWADVQKVYKSQRFRAGRGKMRNRRRIQRRGPLIVYSKDEGLRKAFRNIPGIDTMSIDKLNLLKLAPGGHVGRFVIWTESAFKRLNDLFGSWKVSSTLKKGYNLPQPKMANTDLSRLLRSEEIRKVLKAPNKTIFRHRRRLNPLVNKRALVKLNPYAEVVKRRALLAQENRKNLRTVETAKRRGIKLSAKNTAVVSLKQDAARHQQLIKAAAARKIRRAAIKKATAKK